The DNA window AAGATGGAGTTCATTCCACTGATTATCAAGACAGGAGGTTTTAGGCCGCCCTTTGGGATTAACTTAGCCATCGATCACTTCTCCCTCTTTTTCTTGATCCTTGTCAATGTTGTAGCCCTGTTTATCGCCTTTTCCTACCTTCTCGAGGAACAGGATTACAAGTTCCATATGCTATTTCTTTTAAACCTTCTCGGTGCATCGGGCATTATCCTCACGGGCGATCTTTTCAACTCCTTCGTCTTTTTGGAGATTTTTGCCATTTCCGCCTACGCATTGGCGGCGTCGAAGAGGGAGAAGCATGCCCTTGAAGGTGCTGTCAAATACTTGGTTGTCGGCAGTATCGGCTCTTCTTTCTATCTCCTTGGGGTTTTCCTTCTTTATAAGGTAACGGGTTCTCTCAATATGGCCTTCATCGCTTCCAGTTTACAGGGAGAAAAGAGCGGGATTGTTTACCTTGCAGGAATGTTTATGCTTTTTGGTCTCTTTGTGGAAACGGAACTTTTCCCGCTTAATACTTGGGCTCCCGATGTTTATCAGGGTGCTTATAACCGGATTGCCGCTCAATTTTCATCCATCATATCTAAGGCTGCAATTTACCTTATGTTCCGAATCGTTTTCTTCCTTTTTGACGATCCACTGTTTTATAAACTCCTTATTGTGATGGGGATTATCACCTTCGTTATAGCCGAATTTAATGCCCTTGTTCAAAAGGACTTGAAGCGGATGTTAGGTTATTCATCCATTGGACAGATGGGGCTTGCGGTTCTTGCCTTTGCTCTTTACGGAATTACATCTCATCCTGAGGCCTTCTTTACCGCGTTGCTCCTTGTAGTAAATCATGCAATTAGCAAGGCAATGATTTTCACCAATTTAGA is part of the candidate division WOR-3 bacterium genome and encodes:
- a CDS encoding proton-conducting transporter membrane subunit, whose protein sequence is MVNPILIIAFLLLFAFLMPLLALLHKRLPSVVALLLPAFNLYVGVTYFLKMEFIPLIIKTGGFRPPFGINLAIDHFSLFFLILVNVVALFIAFSYLLEEQDYKFHMLFLLNLLGASGIILTGDLFNSFVFLEIFAISAYALAASKREKHALEGAVKYLVVGSIGSSFYLLGVFLLYKVTGSLNMAFIASSLQGEKSGIVYLAGMFMLFGLFVETELFPLNTWAPDVYQGAYNRIAAQFSSIISKAAIYLMFRIVFFLFDDPLFYKLLIVMGIITFVIAEFNALVQKDLKRMLGYSSIGQMGLAVLAFALYGITSHPEAFFTALLLVVNHAISKAMIFTNLENMPEYAQVDTGKANPFSSLMFTVGALSVMGFPFTLGFWAKIEVLGILLRSNILWLFFLILILFMVEAFYYFRVISNLMRSEVVSVKLNPLLTVSLVVFALFLLYQGFYPVQTFIWTNKALNAFLNKAIYISTITGGL